One segment of Sulfitobacter sp. W027 DNA contains the following:
- a CDS encoding RidA family protein has protein sequence MTDSLRKIGGSARFSAISIHNGQVHLAGQVSQLKDGDIAAQSRDVFAKVDDLLDQAGTTRENLISVQIWLANMDDYAGMNAVWDEWVAPITPPTRVCVEARMAQPHYLIEVLAIAAEG, from the coding sequence ATGACAGACAGCCTCAGAAAAATCGGCGGCTCGGCCCGCTTTTCCGCGATTTCCATTCACAACGGCCAAGTGCATCTCGCCGGTCAAGTGTCGCAGTTGAAAGACGGTGATATCGCGGCCCAATCCCGCGATGTGTTTGCCAAGGTCGATGATCTTCTCGATCAGGCGGGCACCACCCGCGAGAACCTCATCTCGGTGCAGATCTGGCTGGCAAATATGGACGATTACGCCGGGATGAACGCGGTCTGGGATGAATGGGTCGCGCCCATCACGCCCCCCACCCGTGTCTGCGTCGAAGCGCGCATGGCGCAGCCGCATTATCTGATCGAAGTGCTGGCCATAGCGGCGGAAGGGTAA